A stretch of the Poseidonibacter parvus genome encodes the following:
- the tig gene encoding trigger factor — protein sequence MEFKANKVDEANAVVSATITKETIDTNLDKVAKQAAKTMDIQGFRKGKVPVAVVKQRYADKLTEDAEGEALRAILADGLKELNITNEDLVGEPSITKFDKKEDGSIDVEVSVACKPAVELGDYKSFLPEVEDKAIDAKEIDAKLEEMAAQSAPLTKIARKRMVKDQDHALIDFEGFVDGVAFDGGKAEKFALHIGSGSFIPGFEDQVIGMKYDEEKDITVTFPAEYQSADLAGKEAVFKVKLHEIQEKAAGEINDEFAAKMLPGEENVTVDTLKEKLEEQMKAEAKNKYYREELKPAYLETLVEKLTFALPSTVVDQEVNQALNNKVRSMSEDEIKALQEDAAKVEEMREELKEDAQNSVKATFIVDALAKAESVDVTDQEVSQVLYYEAMQMGQNPQDVLKQYQEAGYLPAIKMSMIEEKVITKLLDEKLAK from the coding sequence ATGGAATTCAAAGCAAATAAAGTAGACGAAGCAAACGCAGTAGTATCTGCAACAATTACAAAAGAAACAATTGACACTAACTTAGATAAAGTAGCTAAACAAGCTGCTAAAACTATGGATATTCAAGGTTTTAGAAAAGGTAAAGTTCCTGTTGCTGTTGTAAAACAAAGATATGCAGATAAATTAACTGAAGACGCTGAAGGTGAAGCATTAAGAGCAATCTTAGCAGATGGTTTAAAAGAATTAAACATTACTAATGAAGATTTAGTAGGTGAGCCTTCAATTACTAAATTTGATAAAAAAGAAGATGGTTCAATTGATGTTGAAGTATCAGTTGCTTGTAAACCAGCAGTAGAATTAGGTGATTATAAATCATTCTTACCAGAAGTTGAAGACAAAGCAATAGATGCAAAAGAAATTGATGCTAAATTAGAAGAAATGGCTGCACAATCTGCACCATTAACTAAAATTGCTAGAAAAAGAATGGTTAAAGACCAAGATCACGCTTTAATTGATTTTGAAGGTTTTGTTGATGGTGTTGCATTTGATGGTGGAAAAGCTGAGAAATTTGCATTACACATCGGTTCTGGTTCATTTATTCCAGGATTTGAAGATCAAGTAATTGGTATGAAATATGATGAAGAAAAAGATATCACTGTTACTTTCCCAGCAGAATACCAATCAGCTGATTTAGCTGGTAAAGAAGCTGTATTTAAAGTAAAATTACATGAAATTCAAGAAAAAGCTGCTGGTGAAATCAATGACGAATTCGCTGCAAAAATGTTACCAGGTGAAGAAAATGTAACTGTTGATACATTAAAAGAAAAACTTGAAGAGCAAATGAAAGCTGAAGCAAAAAATAAATACTACAGAGAAGAATTAAAACCTGCATATTTAGAAACTTTAGTTGAAAAATTAACTTTCGCATTACCATCAACTGTTGTTGATCAAGAAGTTAATCAAGCATTAAACAACAAAGTAAGATCTATGAGTGAAGACGAAATTAAAGCTTTACAAGAAGATGCTGCTAAAGTTGAAGAAATGAGAGAAGAATTAAAAGAAGATGCACAAAATTCTGTTAAAGCTACATTCATCGTTGATGCATTAGCAAAAGCTGAGAGTGTTGATGTTACAGATCAAGAAGTTTCTCAAGTATTATACTACGAAGCAATGCAAATGGGACAAAATCCTCAAGATGTATTAAAACAATATCAAGAAGCAGGATACCTTCCAGCAATTAAAATGTCTATGATTGAAGAAAAAGTAATTACTAAATTATTAGACGAAAAATTAGCAAAATAA
- a CDS encoding YifB family Mg chelatase-like AAA ATPase, whose amino-acid sequence MKIINSASLDGIDALNINVESTFTKGLPSFTIVGLISTSIQESKDRVKSALLMNEYKFPPLKITINLSPSDVKKKGTHFDLAIALQIALYDLKKDVFCDFHVFGELSLNGDIKDTSTIFPLVLSLAKNKRIKKLLVCEESAKYISNIPNLEIYVVNNLKNAIEFFNLKNNDDKEKYKYKSTTLEYETIDINDEKFYYDKKYEEDFSDVIGQENAKFAALISAAGNHNLIFEGSPGCGKSMISKRIKNILPPMSLEEILEKAKLQALDYKEIDFVPIRTFRNPHHSSTKSSIFGGGSTNAKIGEIALSNNGILFFDELPHFSKSVLEAMREPLEDNKILISRVNSKTEYLTKFIFVASMNPCPCGNLLSSIKQCRCNEAEIQRYKNRLSDPFLDRIDLYVVMNDTSNDSKNTVSSEELHQNVINAFIAQKNRGQSELNGKLKDEDIKKYCILDEESSFLFQKAIISYELTFRSINKVLKVARTIADLNNNKDITKADLLKSLSFRRR is encoded by the coding sequence TTGAAAATTATAAATTCTGCTTCTTTAGATGGAATTGACGCTTTAAATATTAATGTTGAATCAACATTTACAAAAGGTTTGCCATCATTTACTATTGTTGGATTAATTTCAACAAGTATTCAAGAATCAAAAGATAGAGTTAAATCTGCACTTTTAATGAATGAATACAAATTCCCTCCACTAAAAATTACAATTAATCTATCCCCTTCAGATGTTAAAAAGAAAGGTACACATTTTGATTTAGCAATTGCATTACAAATTGCTTTATATGATTTAAAAAAAGATGTATTCTGCGATTTTCATGTTTTTGGGGAGCTTAGTTTAAATGGTGATATTAAAGATACAAGCACAATCTTTCCTCTTGTTTTATCTTTAGCTAAAAATAAAAGAATTAAAAAACTTTTAGTTTGTGAAGAAAGTGCAAAATATATATCTAATATACCTAATTTAGAAATATATGTTGTAAATAATCTAAAAAATGCAATAGAATTTTTTAATTTAAAGAATAATGATGATAAAGAAAAATACAAATATAAATCAACTACTTTAGAATATGAAACAATAGATATTAATGATGAGAAATTCTATTATGATAAAAAATATGAAGAAGATTTTTCTGATGTAATAGGACAAGAAAATGCAAAATTTGCAGCATTAATTAGTGCTGCAGGAAATCATAATTTGATTTTTGAAGGTTCCCCTGGATGTGGAAAATCAATGATTAGTAAAAGAATTAAAAATATACTTCCACCAATGAGTCTTGAAGAAATACTTGAAAAAGCAAAACTGCAAGCTTTAGATTATAAAGAAATCGATTTTGTACCTATTAGAACTTTTAGAAATCCTCATCACAGTTCTACAAAATCTTCAATTTTTGGAGGAGGAAGTACAAATGCAAAAATAGGAGAAATTGCACTTAGCAACAACGGTATTTTGTTCTTTGACGAATTGCCACATTTCTCGAAATCAGTTTTAGAAGCTATGAGAGAGCCTTTAGAAGATAATAAAATATTAATCTCACGAGTAAATAGTAAAACAGAATATTTAACAAAGTTTATTTTTGTTGCATCTATGAACCCATGTCCTTGTGGAAATTTACTTTCAAGCATTAAACAATGCAGATGTAATGAAGCAGAAATTCAAAGATATAAGAACCGATTATCAGACCCATTCTTAGACAGAATTGATTTATATGTTGTTATGAATGATACTTCAAATGATTCTAAAAATACAGTAAGTTCAGAAGAGTTACACCAAAATGTAATAAATGCTTTTATTGCTCAAAAAAATAGAGGACAAAGTGAATTAAATGGTAAGTTGAAAGATGAAGATATAAAAAAATATTGTATTTTAGATGAGGAATCTTCTTTTCTTTTCCAAAAAGCTATTATTTCTTATGAGCTAACTTTTAGAAGTATAAACAAAGTATTAAAAGTAGCAAGAACTATTGCTGATTTAAATAATAATAAAGATATTACAAAAGCAGATTTACTAAAAAGTTTAAGTTTTAGACGACGATAA
- the rd gene encoding rubredoxin, whose translation MKKYICTVCDYIYDPALGDPDSGIEAGTAFEDIPEDWECPDCGVTKEDFEPFEED comes from the coding sequence ATGAAAAAGTATATTTGTACAGTATGTGATTATATTTATGACCCAGCTCTTGGAGATCCAGATTCAGGAATAGAAGCAGGAACTGCATTTGAAGACATTCCAGAAGATTGGGAATGTCCTGATTGTGGTGTAACAAAAGAGGACTTTGAGCCTTTTGAAGAAGATTAA
- the def gene encoding peptide deformylase, translated as MIREVITYPNKLLRLKSEDVVKFDSELHTLLDDMYETMIDHAGVGLAAIQVAIPLNILIICLPDEEDVQSQENLIEAINPVITHKDGEQVFTEGCLSVPGFTEDVTRAEHIVVEYYNREGEKQIMETEGFLAVAWQHEMEHLSGHLFIENLSFLKRKKFEKEWKKKLKEEKK; from the coding sequence ATGATTAGAGAAGTTATAACTTATCCAAATAAATTACTTCGATTAAAGTCTGAAGATGTTGTGAAGTTCGACTCAGAACTTCACACACTTTTAGATGATATGTACGAAACTATGATTGATCATGCTGGTGTTGGACTTGCTGCAATTCAAGTTGCTATTCCTTTAAATATTTTAATCATTTGTTTACCAGATGAAGAAGATGTTCAAAGCCAAGAAAATTTAATTGAAGCTATTAATCCAGTAATTACTCATAAAGATGGTGAGCAAGTTTTTACAGAAGGTTGTTTAAGTGTACCTGGGTTTACTGAAGATGTTACAAGAGCTGAACATATTGTAGTTGAATACTATAATCGTGAAGGCGAAAAACAAATAATGGAAACTGAAGGTTTTTTAGCTGTTGCATGGCAACATGAAATGGAACATTTATCAGGACACTTATTTATTGAAAACTTATCTTTTTTAAAAAGAAAGAAGTTTGAAAAAGAGTGGAAGAAAAAACTAAAAGAAGAGAAAAAATAA
- a CDS encoding APC family permease, whose translation MTSNKKSFGLWNAIFLGIGSMVGAGIFIVIGQAGAIAGNFVIASFLIAGIIALLCGYSLSKLSVTYPSRGGIIEYLVQAYGKGLFSGSLGILFYFAQLISIAAVAKSFGTYASTYLKSGINDFNINMFALIVLGVFVIINLLGAAFISKIESSIVIIKLIALIIFTFTAILYIEPSHFSFKNSPSSLTILYSLGLTFFAFQGFSVITNSVEDMDNPSDTMLKSMIITIILVAILYISVSIAVFGNLSLEQIIKSEDFALAKAALPIFGILGFKLIAATALLATASAINATLYAATQIGYTLAKEGDLPNVYQRHIYHNTEGLIISALIVVPMILFLDLGTIASIAAIIVLLIQELTHIGHLFVIKETKANIFIIILSILGTFLAAGFAIYYTSKEINYFFIYILITFIIAFIIEILLRKLNKREIKEQC comes from the coding sequence ATGACATCAAATAAAAAATCTTTTGGACTATGGAACGCAATATTTTTAGGAATTGGTTCAATGGTTGGAGCTGGAATATTTATAGTAATTGGACAAGCAGGAGCAATTGCTGGAAATTTTGTAATAGCTTCTTTTCTTATTGCAGGAATTATTGCTTTATTATGTGGATACTCACTTAGTAAACTTTCAGTTACCTATCCAAGTCGTGGAGGGATTATTGAGTATTTAGTCCAAGCATATGGAAAAGGTTTATTTTCTGGATCATTAGGAATACTTTTTTATTTTGCTCAACTTATATCAATTGCAGCTGTAGCAAAATCTTTTGGTACCTATGCTAGTACATATTTAAAATCAGGAATAAATGACTTTAATATTAATATGTTTGCCTTAATAGTATTAGGAGTATTTGTAATTATAAATCTACTAGGGGCTGCTTTTATTTCTAAAATAGAATCATCAATTGTCATTATTAAGTTAATTGCTTTAATCATTTTTACCTTTACTGCAATACTTTATATTGAACCTTCACATTTTAGTTTTAAAAATAGTCCCAGTTCTTTGACAATTTTATACTCATTGGGATTAACTTTTTTTGCTTTTCAAGGTTTTAGTGTTATTACAAATAGTGTTGAAGATATGGATAATCCTTCTGATACAATGTTAAAATCTATGATAATCACAATAATTTTAGTAGCAATTTTATATATAAGTGTGAGTATCGCTGTTTTTGGGAATTTAAGTTTGGAACAAATTATTAAAAGTGAAGACTTTGCACTAGCTAAAGCTGCACTACCTATATTTGGCATATTAGGATTTAAACTAATAGCAGCAACTGCATTATTAGCAACAGCCTCTGCAATTAATGCAACACTTTATGCAGCAACACAAATAGGCTATACTTTAGCAAAAGAAGGTGATTTACCTAATGTTTATCAAAGACATATTTATCATAATACAGAAGGGCTTATTATTTCAGCTTTAATTGTAGTACCTATGATATTATTTTTGGATTTAGGAACAATTGCATCAATTGCTGCCATCATAGTTTTATTAATACAAGAATTAACACATATTGGCCATTTATTTGTAATAAAAGAAACAAAAGCTAATATCTTTATAATTATCTTAAGCATATTAGGTACTTTTTTAGCTGCAGGGTTTGCTATATATTATACATCTAAAGAAATTAATTACTTTTTCATTTATATTCTAATTACTTTTATTATTGCATTTATTATTGAAATATTACTTCGGAAATTAAATAAAAGAGAAATAAAAGAACAATGTTAA
- the clpP gene encoding ATP-dependent Clp endopeptidase proteolytic subunit ClpP encodes MSYIPYVVEQTGRGERSYDIYSRLLKDRIIMLSGEVNDQVASTIVAQLLFLEAEDPDKDIYLYINSPGGVITSGMSIYDTMNYIKPDVCTICIGQAASMGAFLLSAGVKGKRYSLPNSRIMIHQPSGGAQGQSTDIQIQAKEIQRMKDDLNAMIAEQTGQKVEKIAEDTERDNFMSAPQACEYGLIDEVIAKHK; translated from the coding sequence ATGAGTTATATACCATATGTAGTTGAACAAACTGGAAGAGGAGAAAGAAGTTACGATATTTATTCAAGACTTCTTAAAGATAGAATCATCATGTTAAGTGGTGAAGTAAATGATCAAGTAGCATCAACTATTGTTGCTCAATTATTATTCTTAGAAGCTGAAGATCCAGATAAAGATATCTATTTATACATAAACTCTCCAGGTGGAGTAATTACTAGTGGAATGTCTATTTATGACACTATGAATTATATTAAACCTGATGTTTGTACTATTTGTATTGGTCAAGCTGCATCTATGGGTGCATTTTTATTATCAGCTGGAGTAAAAGGAAAGAGATATTCTCTTCCTAACTCAAGAATCATGATTCACCAACCAAGTGGTGGTGCTCAAGGTCAATCAACTGATATTCAAATTCAAGCAAAAGAAATTCAAAGAATGAAAGACGATTTAAATGCAATGATTGCAGAACAAACTGGTCAAAAAGTTGAAAAAATTGCTGAAGATACTGAAAGAGATAACTTTATGAGTGCACCTCAAGCTTGTGAGTATGGTCTTATTGACGAAGTTATCGCTAAACATAAGTAG
- the nspC gene encoding carboxynorspermidine decarboxylase has protein sequence MKKINQTVDSFEKLPSPSFVCEQDLLEKNLKLLKKVQDEADVNILLALKGFSLYSTFELCKKYLKGCCASGLHEALLAKNEFGGEVHTYSPAFKDEEIEEIIDLSNHLVFNSFNQLNRYRQKAINKTSIGLRINPEYSSVEVDLYNPCAVNSRLGITKANFEENNLEGVEGLHFHALCEQNVDALEGVLEAFEKNFSQYFSQLKWVNFGGGHHITRADYDVVGLIKLLKEFKLRYPHLEVYLEPGEAVGWQTGYLVATVLDVVKNGMNLAILDTSAEAHMPDTLAMPYRADIRNSALANEKEFTYRLGGNTCLAGDIIGDYSFDKPLKIGDKIILEDMIHYTMVKTTTFNGIKLPSIVIKVSDSCYQIVNNFGYNEYISRLS, from the coding sequence TTGAAGAAGATTAATCAAACAGTAGATAGTTTTGAAAAACTTCCAAGTCCTAGTTTTGTATGTGAACAAGACTTACTTGAAAAGAATTTAAAACTATTAAAAAAAGTGCAAGATGAAGCTGATGTAAATATTCTTTTAGCTTTAAAAGGTTTTTCTTTATACTCAACTTTTGAGTTGTGTAAAAAATATTTAAAAGGCTGTTGTGCTTCAGGATTACATGAAGCACTTCTTGCTAAAAATGAGTTTGGTGGAGAAGTTCATACTTACTCTCCTGCTTTTAAAGATGAAGAAATTGAAGAAATAATTGATCTTTCAAACCACTTAGTTTTTAACTCTTTTAACCAATTAAATAGATACAGACAAAAAGCAATAAATAAAACTTCAATAGGTTTACGTATAAATCCTGAGTATTCATCTGTTGAGGTAGATTTATACAATCCCTGTGCTGTTAATTCAAGATTAGGTATTACAAAAGCAAACTTTGAAGAAAATAATCTTGAAGGTGTTGAAGGTCTTCATTTTCACGCACTTTGTGAGCAAAATGTTGATGCTCTTGAAGGTGTACTTGAAGCATTTGAAAAAAACTTTTCACAATATTTCTCACAATTAAAATGGGTAAATTTTGGTGGAGGACATCATATTACTAGAGCTGATTATGATGTTGTTGGTTTAATTAAATTATTAAAAGAGTTTAAATTAAGATATCCACACCTTGAAGTATATCTAGAACCAGGTGAAGCTGTTGGATGGCAAACTGGTTATTTAGTTGCAACTGTTTTGGATGTAGTTAAAAATGGAATGAATTTAGCAATTTTAGATACATCAGCAGAAGCACATATGCCAGATACTCTTGCAATGCCATATCGTGCAGATATTAGAAATAGTGCACTTGCAAATGAAAAAGAGTTTACTTATAGACTTGGTGGAAATACTTGTTTAGCTGGAGATATAATCGGAGATTACTCTTTTGATAAGCCCTTAAAAATTGGTGATAAAATAATCTTAGAAGACATGATACATTACACAATGGTAAAAACTACCACATTTAATGGAATAAAGTTACCATCAATTGTAATTAAAGTATCAGATTCATGTTATCAAATTGTAAACAATTTTGGATATAATGAGTATATAAGCAGACTTTCATAA
- a CDS encoding vWA domain-containing protein, whose product MQFLYINVIYLMLIPAFILMFFIITKKNSFEQYFSKDILEKLSVSNQYSSNKARNITLFISLLFMIIALARPVANEKTHESKQELNAVIVAIDVSKSMLANDIYPNRLEFAKKKLLDIIEISKTNALGVILFAKSSFILSPVTQDFTSLKILIENLDTGINFDNGTNIYSTLETTNKLLKDFKHKNLILLSDGADKKNFEEEIEFAKQNNINIYTIATASKKGSAIKLKDGNYLVDTKGNIVNVRLNENIKELSLKTNGAYINYSLDSNDITQVLNEINSKSQKQEFEEKRFKTYTELFYYPLGLAIFLILIAFSSLPKLSFKNKKNIISIFLLSLCFNLQNTKAATFDFQTINDAKNAYKAQNYGKAAKEFSSIKQSSQAKYNLANSLYKEGKFKEAINEYKSIESDDKDLNYQKFHNLGNSYVKAKNLQEAKKTYEEALKLKNDKQTKENLDLVNKALKKQEQKNKGNKNKKDKNKDKKENKDKKKNKDSEKENSDKKDKDQKQDKNKDKKDTQNKKEENKDKQNKKDTQVKKQNEISDLEEQKWLKQLDNQKTNSLMKKMESKIQNSNSQNPW is encoded by the coding sequence TTGCAATTTTTATACATAAATGTGATTTACTTAATGCTAATACCAGCTTTTATTTTAATGTTTTTTATAATCACAAAAAAGAATTCATTTGAACAATATTTTTCAAAAGATATATTAGAGAAACTTTCTGTTTCAAACCAATATTCCTCAAATAAAGCTAGAAATATAACTTTATTTATTTCATTACTATTTATGATAATAGCACTCGCACGTCCAGTTGCAAATGAAAAAACACACGAATCAAAACAAGAGCTAAATGCAGTTATAGTTGCAATTGATGTTTCAAAATCCATGCTAGCAAATGATATTTATCCAAATAGATTAGAGTTTGCAAAGAAAAAATTACTTGATATTATAGAAATTTCAAAAACAAATGCATTAGGAGTTATTTTATTCGCAAAGTCCTCATTTATCCTCTCACCAGTAACTCAAGATTTTACATCTTTAAAAATATTAATTGAAAACTTAGATACAGGAATCAATTTTGATAATGGAACTAATATCTATTCAACATTAGAAACAACAAATAAATTATTAAAAGACTTTAAGCATAAAAACCTAATCTTATTAAGTGATGGAGCAGATAAAAAAAACTTTGAGGAAGAAATAGAGTTTGCAAAACAAAACAACATAAATATTTACACAATTGCAACTGCAAGTAAAAAAGGCTCAGCTATTAAACTTAAAGATGGAAACTATTTAGTTGATACTAAAGGCAATATTGTAAATGTAAGATTAAATGAGAATATCAAAGAATTAAGCTTAAAAACAAATGGTGCATATATTAACTATTCATTAGATTCAAATGATATAACTCAGGTTTTAAATGAGATTAATTCAAAATCACAAAAACAAGAGTTTGAAGAAAAAAGATTTAAAACTTATACTGAACTTTTCTATTATCCTCTTGGCTTGGCTATATTTTTAATACTAATTGCTTTTTCATCATTGCCAAAATTAAGCTTTAAAAATAAAAAAAACATAATTTCAATTTTTCTATTATCTTTATGTTTTAATTTACAAAATACAAAGGCAGCTACTTTTGATTTCCAAACAATCAATGATGCAAAAAACGCTTATAAGGCTCAAAATTATGGAAAAGCTGCAAAAGAGTTTTCAAGTATAAAACAAAGCTCCCAAGCTAAATATAATCTTGCAAATTCACTTTATAAAGAAGGTAAATTTAAAGAAGCTATAAATGAGTATAAAAGTATAGAAAGTGATGATAAAGATTTAAACTATCAAAAATTTCATAATCTTGGAAACTCTTACGTAAAAGCAAAAAATTTACAAGAAGCAAAAAAAACTTATGAAGAAGCACTAAAATTAAAGAATGACAAACAAACAAAAGAAAACCTAGATTTAGTTAATAAAGCATTAAAAAAACAAGAGCAAAAAAATAAAGGTAATAAAAACAAAAAAGATAAGAATAAAGACAAGAAAGAAAATAAAGATAAGAAGAAGAATAAAGATTCAGAAAAAGAGAATTCAGATAAAAAAGATAAAGACCAAAAGCAAGATAAAAACAAAGATAAAAAAGATACACAGAATAAAAAAGAAGAAAATAAAGACAAGCAAAATAAAAAAGATACACAAGTAAAAAAACAAAATGAAATATCAGATTTAGAAGAGCAAAAATGGTTAAAACAATTAGATAATCAAAAAACAAACTCTTTAATGAAAAAAATGGAATCTAAAATACAGAATAGTAACTCGCAAAATCCTTGGTAG
- the ppk2 gene encoding polyphosphate kinase 2, with amino-acid sequence MGKDRDIIHNEIKDLEDLNSSLEKENKEDKDSNSKNKKKKKSKKVQIWVKKDTLEYEKELTKLQIELLKFQNHVKEQGLKVLMIFEGRDAAGKGGTIKRITEHLNPRGARVIALEKPSDRETSQWYFQRYTQYLPSAGEIVLFDRSWYNRAGVEPVMGFCSTTEHHEFLKEVPEFEQMLVKSGIILMKFYFSVSKKEQAKRFKKREVDPLKQYKLSPVDKESQKLWDKYTIAKFSMLMASNTDVSPWTVIKSDDKKQARINCIKYILDHVEYPNKIDDEHIKTDDNILISGTEEIGNMEQENKFARSV; translated from the coding sequence ATGGGAAAAGATAGAGATATTATTCATAACGAAATAAAAGATTTAGAAGATTTAAACTCTTCACTAGAAAAAGAGAATAAAGAAGATAAAGATTCAAATTCGAAAAATAAGAAAAAGAAAAAATCAAAGAAAGTCCAAATTTGGGTTAAAAAAGATACTTTAGAGTATGAAAAAGAACTAACTAAACTTCAAATTGAATTATTAAAATTCCAAAATCATGTAAAAGAGCAGGGATTAAAAGTTCTTATGATTTTTGAAGGTAGAGACGCTGCTGGTAAGGGTGGAACTATCAAAAGAATTACTGAACATTTAAACCCAAGAGGTGCTAGAGTTATTGCTCTAGAGAAACCAAGTGATAGAGAAACCTCTCAATGGTATTTTCAAAGATACACTCAATATCTTCCAAGTGCGGGAGAAATTGTACTATTTGATAGGTCATGGTATAACAGAGCTGGAGTTGAACCTGTAATGGGATTTTGTTCAACAACAGAACATCATGAATTTTTAAAAGAAGTTCCTGAATTTGAGCAAATGCTTGTAAAATCAGGAATTATTTTAATGAAATTCTATTTTTCAGTTTCTAAAAAAGAACAAGCAAAAAGATTCAAAAAAAGAGAAGTAGATCCTTTAAAACAATATAAGCTTTCACCTGTAGATAAAGAGTCTCAAAAACTTTGGGATAAATATACAATTGCTAAGTTTTCAATGTTAATGGCTTCAAATACTGACGTTTCACCATGGACTGTTATTAAAAGTGATGATAAAAAACAAGCTAGAATAAATTGTATAAAATATATTTTAGATCATGTTGAGTATCCTAATAAAATAGATGATGAACATATAAAAACTGATGATAATATCTTAATTTCAGGTACAGAAGAGATAGGAAATATGGAACAAGAAAATAAATTTGCAAGGTCTGTATAA
- the ppk2 gene encoding polyphosphate kinase 2, translated as MNLSDFEKTNHSGLYISKAAHPTFGKKYIARFQYERKRYVKVLGYTRKDGLTKKTALDLMLKFKDSIIVKEDTIEPTVIKNEEKNNSFENEQLSKLIKENEELIAILGNYKKLNPEILAEGIQKIYDLEELKKYQIELIKLQNHLESNSQRMIIIFEGRDASGKGGAIRRMTRYMNNKHYRIVALGKPTETQRTQWFFQRYVERFPTGGEIVLFDRSWYNRAMVEPIFGFCTKEEHEIFMEDVVNFEQDLVRQGMILIKLYFSVSKEEQKRRFDRRIQDPLRQWKFSEVDMQAQDLWDEFSEKKYEMLRRTTSRSAPWHIVRSDDKHKARLEAIKVILNSVDYDGRNYSLDYEPNEDVNISVQRELLQMRKSKNY; from the coding sequence ATGAATTTAAGTGATTTTGAGAAAACAAACCATAGTGGATTATATATTTCTAAAGCTGCCCATCCTACTTTTGGAAAAAAATATATTGCAAGATTTCAATATGAAAGAAAAAGATACGTAAAAGTACTAGGATATACTAGAAAAGATGGTCTAACAAAAAAAACAGCTTTAGATTTGATGCTTAAATTTAAAGATTCAATAATCGTAAAAGAGGATACTATAGAACCAACTGTTATTAAAAATGAAGAAAAAAATAATAGTTTTGAAAATGAACAGTTATCAAAATTAATAAAAGAAAATGAAGAATTAATTGCAATTTTAGGTAATTATAAAAAGCTTAATCCTGAAATTTTAGCTGAAGGTATACAAAAAATATACGATCTTGAAGAATTAAAAAAATATCAAATTGAATTAATTAAACTTCAAAATCATTTAGAATCAAATTCGCAAAGAATGATTATTATCTTTGAAGGAAGAGATGCTTCTGGAAAAGGTGGTGCAATTAGACGTATGACTAGATATATGAATAATAAGCATTACAGAATTGTAGCCCTTGGTAAGCCAACAGAAACTCAAAGAACACAATGGTTCTTTCAAAGATATGTTGAACGTTTCCCAACAGGTGGTGAAATAGTACTATTTGATAGGTCTTGGTACAATAGAGCAATGGTAGAGCCTATTTTTGGATTTTGTACAAAAGAAGAACATGAAATTTTTATGGAAGATGTTGTTAATTTTGAGCAAGATTTAGTAAGACAAGGAATGATATTAATCAAACTTTATTTCTCAGTTTCAAAAGAAGAACAAAAAAGAAGATTTGATAGAAGAATTCAAGATCCATTAAGACAATGGAAATTTTCTGAAGTTGATATGCAAGCGCAAGATTTATGGGATGAGTTTTCTGAAAAGAAATATGAGATGTTAAGACGTACGACTTCAAGATCAGCACCTTGGCATATAGTTAGATCAGATGATAAACATAAAGCTAGACTTGAAGCTATTAAAGTAATTTTAAATTCTGTTGATTATGATGGAAGAAATTATTCACTTGATTATGAACCAAATGAAGATGTAAATATTTCTGTTCAAAGAGAGTTACTTCAAATGAGAAAATCTAAAAACTACTAA